The Chordicoccus furentiruminis DNA window TTGAAGTGCCGAATCCGTGGATTACAGCAAAAAACACATGGATTGAACATGTCAAAAGTCTGCGCGAAAATGGGATGATGACGACCATCACATCTGCTGCCATCGTTTCAGTACTGGAGGATCTCCGAGAAAATCAGGTGATTGGCACACAGGATGTGCAGAAAATCCTTGATTGCAAGGAATCCAAGGCACTTAGAATAATTAACGAGATGAAGAAGGCTGGTATCATTATCGCGGTTACCGGTCAGGGTAAAGGCAGGTATATTTTGAATTTATCGCAATGACACGATTCGTATCACTGATGTGACGGAGCGATTCTTTCGCTATTCATTACTTTCCATTATGATCTCTTTGACCGCAAGCCAAAGAGAAAGGATGGATTGAAAATGAAAGATATCAGGAAAAAAGAATTGCTGTCGGGAATCGTGTTGTTATCGGCCTTCGTCTTATGGACCATGCTCATTCAGCTTGTTGATGTGCAGAATGTAGGCCAGAACGGAACGTCAGTCGGGTTTGCAACGTTCAATGTGTGGTTCCACAGGATGACAGGCGTCCATATGCTGATCTATACGATTACAGATTGGCTTGGCCTTGTCCCAATCATCGTATGTATGTGCTTCGGTGTGTTGGGATTTGCGCAGCTGGTAAAGCGGAGAAGTCTGCTGAAGGTCGATCCCGACATCCTGCTGTTAGGCGTGTATTATGTGCTGGTCATCCTGGGATATCTGTTGTTTGAGATGGTGCCGATCAATTTCCGGCCGATCCTGATAGACGGAAATCTGGAAACGTCCTATCCGTCATCGACGACCCTTCTGGTGTTGAGTGTGATGCCGACGCTACAGTATCAGGCCGACCGGAGAATCAGAAATACAGCGGCAAAGCAAGCAATAACAGTATTTGTGCTTGCGTTTTCAACGTTTATGGTGATCGGGAGGCTGATCTCAGGTGTACACTGGGCTACAGATATTGTCGGCTCCGTCTTCCTAAGCTTCGGTCTGTATATGATCTACCGCTTCGTGACCGATTATGTCGGTCAAAGGAAAATGCACCGGCAGTCGGAGGCATCATATGGAGTTCAGTGAAAAACTACAGGAACTACGGAAGAGCAGATCTCTCACACAGGAGGAGCTTGCCGAGGCATTGTTTGTCTCAAGGACAGCCATTTCCAAGTGGGAGTCCGGCAGAGGATATCCGAGCATTGAATCGCTTAAAGAAATCTCCCGGTATTTCTCCGTAACGATCGATGATCTGTTCTGACGAAATGATCACCGTGGCAGAAAACGACAAAAAGGAGTTCGTCAGCAAGTACGTTTCGCTCATATGTAATGCGTTGGACATCCTCCTGGCCATCCTGCTGTTCATACCTGCTTTCGGGAACGGAGCGGCTTCTTCCGGGACAGTATCTTTGTTTGGACTGACCGAGATCAGCCCGTGGGTGAAGATCGTATTTATCGTAATCATCGGCATTACGATCCTGAACGGGGTCTGTGGTATGATCATTGCCAAGTTCAATAAACCGGTTTGGAACAGACACCGGCTCATTACGGGAATAAGCCTGTTAATACTTGCGGTCATCGTGTTTATAGCGACAAGGCAGCCGTATGCCGGCATCATATGTTTCTCGTTTCTGATCATAAAGGGCTATCTGATAGCCACAACAAAATAACAACACAAAGCAGAAATCAGGCTGCAAGGCTTTGATGATAAAGAAAAGAAGGAGAATTGCTGTTTGAAGACGTTTAGCAAATCAATGGAGATTGTGGCATAACCGGGAGGTTTGCCAACGATCTCGCAAGCCTCCCAGAAGGTTTATGATTTTACTTTTAGGAGGACAATCCCCAATGAATAGGGAAAACAAGAAAAAATCATTCGAGAAGAATTACTATAAGACACACCCATGCAACGAAACCTTTGTCTGTAAGGTCTGCGGAAAAACCGTTGTATCGACAGGCGCAGGGAGCGATCATCGGAACCATTGCCCGTACTGTCTCTCCAGCCAGCATCTGGATAATGAACCGGGAGACCGGGCGGCAGACTGCGGCGGCGTGATGGAGCCGATTGCGGTATGGGTAAGGAAGAACGGCGAATGGGCCATCATCCATCGCTGTAAGGCATGCGGGGCGTTAAGCTCCAACCGTATCGCAGCCGATGACAATCCTATGAAGTTGATGTCGCTGGCAATGAAGCCCGTCTCTTCTCCTCCATTTCCGCTGGAGCGGATCGAGGAAATGACGCGGCTGATGGGTGGCGAGGGAGAACTGAAGTGGTAATGTAACCAGTGGAGCCGGTGCGTCTCATTGGCGTATCGGCTCTGCCTAATAAACATCGGCGGGCAACTAATACACAGTAAGGAGATCGAATCATGACACTGGAAACTGAACGCCTTATCCTGCGTCGCTGGGAGGACAGCGATGCGGAGAGTTTATACGAATACGCGAAAAACCCGGATGTCGGTCCGATCGCGGGATGGCCTGCTCATCAGAGCATTGAGGAAAGCTGGGACGTGATACAGAATGTCTTTAACGGCAAAGAGGCTTATGCTGTTTGCCTGAAAACCGATAACAAAGCCATCGGCGCAATCGAATTGAAGCTGAACGGTCACACAGATATGACCGAGCGTGATGATGAATGCGAGATGGGCTACTGGCTGGGGAAGCCGTTTTGGGGTCAGGGTATCATGCCGGAGGCGGTAAAGGAAATGCTCCGTCATGCCTTTGAAGATTGCGGAATGACGAAGGTCTGGATCGGCTATTATGAAGGCAACACCAAATCGAAACGTGTCCAGGAGAAATGCGGGTTCCGCTACCAGTGGAAATCAGAAGGCGTAGATGTACCGCTGATGCATGAAAAACGGACAGGCCATGTAAGCAGCATGACCAAAGACCAGTGGCAATGGGACAGGCTGTACGCCGCCGCCATCGCAGTACGAAACGAACGCAAGATTTCAGATTACATCACCTGCGGCGAGGTTTCGGCAGCCATTCTTTCAAGATCAGGGAAGATTTATACAGGCGTTTGTATCGATACTTGCTCCACGCTGGGCATCTGCGCAGAGCGGAATGCCATCTTTAACATGATTACAAACGGAGAACAGGAAATCGACAAGGTGATCGCCATTTTACCGGACGGTTCCAGTGGCGCACCCTGCGGAGCCTGCCGTGAACTAATGGTTCAGCTTATGCCTGGGAAATACCAAAGCATCCAGATCATGATGGATTACAAACAGGAAAGAATCATGACTCTGGGTGAACTGACGCCTGAGTGGTGGATTAAGTGAGGGGGCTGCCATGAAGAGAAAACTCGGCATCGCACGATGCGGATTAGCCTGCTGTCTGTGTTCCGAAAATGTCGCCTGCAAGGGATGCAAGCGTGACGGTTTTCTGGAACTGTCCTGGTGCAAGGATGCGGAGTGGTGCGAAAACCGGAAATGTGTAATTGAGAAAAAACTGCTCGGCTGCTATGACTGCAATCCAGCTGATTGTCGTAAGGGGCTTTACGCTGAAAAAATAAAAGCACGGGCCTTTGCAGAATTCGCCCGTCGATATGGTCTTGAGGAACTGCTGGACTGTCTGGAACGCAACGAGCAGAACGGTATCGTGTA harbors:
- a CDS encoding phosphatase PAP2 family protein encodes the protein MKDIRKKELLSGIVLLSAFVLWTMLIQLVDVQNVGQNGTSVGFATFNVWFHRMTGVHMLIYTITDWLGLVPIIVCMCFGVLGFAQLVKRRSLLKVDPDILLLGVYYVLVILGYLLFEMVPINFRPILIDGNLETSYPSSTTLLVLSVMPTLQYQADRRIRNTAAKQAITVFVLAFSTFMVIGRLISGVHWATDIVGSVFLSFGLYMIYRFVTDYVGQRKMHRQSEASYGVQ
- a CDS encoding helix-turn-helix transcriptional regulator, which translates into the protein MEFSEKLQELRKSRSLTQEELAEALFVSRTAISKWESGRGYPSIESLKEISRYFSVTIDDLF
- a CDS encoding RNHCP domain-containing protein; the protein is MNRENKKKSFEKNYYKTHPCNETFVCKVCGKTVVSTGAGSDHRNHCPYCLSSQHLDNEPGDRAADCGGVMEPIAVWVRKNGEWAIIHRCKACGALSSNRIAADDNPMKLMSLAMKPVSSPPFPLERIEEMTRLMGGEGELKW
- a CDS encoding GNAT family N-acetyltransferase — protein: MTLETERLILRRWEDSDAESLYEYAKNPDVGPIAGWPAHQSIEESWDVIQNVFNGKEAYAVCLKTDNKAIGAIELKLNGHTDMTERDDECEMGYWLGKPFWGQGIMPEAVKEMLRHAFEDCGMTKVWIGYYEGNTKSKRVQEKCGFRYQWKSEGVDVPLMHEKRTGHVSSMTKDQWQWDRLYAAAIAVRNERKISDYITCGEVSAAILSRSGKIYTGVCIDTCSTLGICAERNAIFNMITNGEQEIDKVIAILPDGSSGAPCGACRELMVQLMPGKYQSIQIMMDYKQERIMTLGELTPEWWIK
- a CDS encoding DUF3795 domain-containing protein, with amino-acid sequence MKRKLGIARCGLACCLCSENVACKGCKRDGFLELSWCKDAEWCENRKCVIEKKLLGCYDCNPADCRKGLYAEKIKARAFAEFARRYGLEELLDCLERNEQNGIVYHREGIMGDYDEFDDLEELIDFIRTGNRIKTCEG